The Microbulbifer sp. TB1203 nucleotide sequence GGCGCCCTGCTGGCCGCCGTCGGGCCGGGATTGCGGCGGCCAAGCCGGCTTGCGGACGCCACTTCCGGCCCTCGCCGCTCTGCGGTAGGGGATCAATAATCCTAAGTTTTTGCCAATTAACTGGATGCTCATTCAACTTTATCGTGCTTTTCAAACCTGCTGAAAAAAGGTTCCCGGCGCGGTAGAACTGAAGCAGGATGACACCAATAAATAAAAGAAGTCAGGCCCGTAGCGTCAATTAAATAAAAGAAGTCAGGCCCGTAGCGTCAATAGGGGAGAAGCTCGATGGCCATTTTGTCTAACCGGGATATGAGAGGTAATATCTCTGAAAGGCTGATGCATTGGGACCCTCTCCACAAAAAATACCGAAGAGTCGGAGCCCATCTCAATGATCTACTTAAGTGTAATTTAAATTAGTTCACTATGGCCGTCGAAAGCCTGGCGGTGGTTATTCGTTCTTCTCAATAGATCCCGCCCGGACGCAAAAGGTGCAGTCGGGCGGTTTATGTCGGAACATATGCAAAAACAAGGAGGCCATGAAATGCAGGATACGATACGATCAATCTTCGACAATTTTGTTGTAATCTCTCCGGAGAAGCAGGCAGCGGTGGAGAACAATGATTCATCCCTGTATGAGCGGCTGGGAAGGGAGTACGACGGGTTCAAAGGGCATGAGCTGATCTCAGCTTATGAATTTGGTGAAGACTGGGCGACATGGGAAATGCACCCGAAAGGAGATGAGGTGGTCATTTTGTTGTCCGGAAAGGTGCACTTCCTGTTGCAGCTGGAGTCCGGAGAGGAATCACGTACGCTGGAAAATTCCGGGGATTACATCATTGTTCCGAAGGGTGTCTGGCATACCGCAAAAATTGCTGCGAAGGCCAGGGTGATCTTCATTACCCCGGGAGAGGATACCCAGCATAAGCCTGTGTAATAACTGGCCGAAGTGTAACAGGTTTGAGGCACCGGCCCTGAGCAAGCACTACCTGAGAACGGAGCAAGTGCTTCAGGGACTGCTGGTGGGATTTACCAAGCGCGGGGATTACAGGGATTTTGCGGAGAATCTTCTGGAGGTCATGGAGTGTACGGTAAGTTAATAGCGCAGGGAGAGCGTACATGATGACAGGCGCCCAGGGGCTGACTTTTGTACTCGTTCACGGCGCCTGGCACGGGGGCTGGTGTTGGTCCCGGGTGGTGGATATTCTCCGCGGCCGGGGCCACAGGGTTACCACGCCCACCCTGACCGGCCTGGGCGAGCGGTCGCACCTGTTGTCGACATCAGTGAATCTGGCGCTGCATATCGACGATGTGATCAACCATCTGGTGTGGGAGGATCTCCGGCAGGTGATCCTTGTCGGCCATAGCTATGGTGGCGTCCCTGTTATCGGCGCTGCGGACGCTGTACGTGAAAGGATCTCAAAGCTGGTTTTCCTGGATGCAGCCATCCTGCAACAGGGTGAGGCCGCGTTCGATCTATTGCCAAAGGCGGTGGTGGAAGTGCGTGTTGCTGCGGCTGTCGAGATCAACGGTTGTCTCGCACTGCCCGCCGGCGATGTGGCGAATCTTGGAATTGCCAGGCCAGAGGACGTGGCGTTTGTAAACGGGCGCCTCACGCCACACCCACTCGCCACCTACCGCGATGCCCTCGCTCTGAAAGGCCCGGTAGGAAGCGGCTTGCCAATCGCTTATGTGGCCTGCACCGCCCCCGCTTATAA carries:
- a CDS encoding cupin domain-containing protein, which encodes MQDTIRSIFDNFVVISPEKQAAVENNDSSLYERLGREYDGFKGHELISAYEFGEDWATWEMHPKGDEVVILLSGKVHFLLQLESGEESRTLENSGDYIIVPKGVWHTAKIAAKARVIFITPGEDTQHKPV
- a CDS encoding alpha/beta fold hydrolase, giving the protein MMTGAQGLTFVLVHGAWHGGWCWSRVVDILRGRGHRVTTPTLTGLGERSHLLSTSVNLALHIDDVINHLVWEDLRQVILVGHSYGGVPVIGAADAVRERISKLVFLDAAILQQGEAAFDLLPKAVVEVRVAAAVEINGCLALPAGDVANLGIARPEDVAFVNGRLTPHPLATYRDALALKGPVGSGLPIAYVACTAPAYKSVDMCHRRARDAGWPVYELATGHDAMVTDPLGTANLLETISKI